From a single Streptomyces aurantiacus genomic region:
- a CDS encoding site-specific integrase — MRVLKRLLKGWSVKAWRVFWVRAAGPQAVSAELQTWLKGLAEREQESGVRPGDPVFLSPDYRVDPLLTRYVRSWSFRSHAMSTKLNYATDIALLLTFLWGRGKSWCEALDRDLEDFEYWRTRAPENPERVGGSKWNRELAAFSGLYRWALRERLIMRSPVATRQVVGYRGHLVAVPVARAKDSRPSNVHWLTPRTWRLWSDVGLRGFDRDGTPAPGWAGRLEDRNTSFVDLLTSSGLRRQEAAALLTIEIPVQRLAGGRYCHGTVASESSRGKRSRSFYTSVRVVDQIQDYVDSSRAWAVRQAQARGRYDRAPMRLVSEVVGGLKPRVRWQGPGGRGERALDLLTWQERATLFIEGPEGPEPLWLWLSERGLPFYPHSWNGVFRTANQRCRQVLTPPGRRDPHRAYAPYATPHAGRHSFALFMLVVLNHVMDRRYGLSPEERRDFRLLYGDPWFMVQGLLGHSSRETTIRHYLAPVRHLQLESLLSSAPTPMGGPVPDMDNLFAQVARAASGVQDIEAALTPAGEGV; from the coding sequence ATGCGCGTGTTGAAGCGGCTGCTGAAGGGCTGGTCTGTGAAGGCATGGCGTGTTTTCTGGGTACGGGCGGCCGGGCCGCAAGCAGTGTCAGCCGAGCTGCAGACCTGGTTGAAGGGATTGGCGGAACGGGAGCAGGAGTCGGGGGTTCGGCCCGGCGACCCCGTCTTCCTGTCGCCAGACTATCGAGTGGACCCGCTGCTGACCCGGTACGTGCGGTCCTGGTCTTTCCGTTCGCATGCCATGTCGACCAAGCTCAACTACGCGACTGACATTGCTCTGCTCCTGACGTTCCTGTGGGGCAGAGGGAAGAGCTGGTGTGAGGCCCTGGACCGGGATCTGGAGGACTTCGAGTACTGGCGGACCCGAGCTCCGGAGAATCCGGAGCGGGTCGGCGGGTCGAAGTGGAACCGTGAGCTGGCCGCGTTCAGCGGCCTGTACCGGTGGGCGCTGCGGGAACGGCTGATCATGCGGTCTCCGGTCGCCACGCGGCAGGTTGTCGGGTATCGCGGTCATCTGGTGGCGGTACCGGTGGCTCGGGCCAAGGACAGTCGGCCGAGCAATGTGCACTGGCTGACGCCGCGCACCTGGCGGCTGTGGTCGGACGTCGGGCTGCGGGGGTTCGACCGGGACGGGACGCCGGCACCCGGGTGGGCGGGGCGTCTGGAGGACCGGAACACCTCGTTCGTCGACCTTCTCACCTCGTCCGGGTTGCGGCGCCAGGAAGCGGCTGCGTTGCTGACGATCGAGATACCCGTGCAGCGCCTGGCCGGCGGTCGGTACTGCCACGGCACGGTGGCGTCGGAGAGTTCTCGAGGAAAGAGGTCCCGGTCGTTCTACACCTCGGTCCGGGTGGTTGATCAGATACAGGACTATGTGGACTCCTCGCGGGCGTGGGCGGTTCGGCAGGCCCAGGCGCGCGGGAGGTATGACCGGGCGCCCATGCGGCTGGTCTCCGAGGTTGTTGGAGGGCTGAAGCCGCGGGTGCGCTGGCAGGGGCCTGGTGGGCGGGGGGAGCGGGCGCTGGATCTGCTGACCTGGCAGGAGCGGGCCACGCTGTTCATTGAGGGGCCGGAGGGTCCGGAACCGCTGTGGCTGTGGCTGAGCGAGCGGGGGCTGCCCTTCTATCCGCACTCGTGGAACGGGGTTTTCCGTACGGCGAACCAGCGGTGCCGGCAGGTGCTCACGCCGCCGGGGCGGCGGGATCCGCACCGGGCGTACGCCCCGTATGCGACTCCGCATGCCGGGCGTCACTCCTTCGCGCTGTTCATGCTGGTGGTGCTGAACCATGTGATGGACCGACGGTACGGGCTCAGTCCCGAGGAGCGTCGTGATTTCCGGCTGCTGTACGGCGATCCGTGGTTCATGGTGCAGGGTCTCCTCGGTCATTCCTCCCGGGAGACCACGATCAGGCACTATCTCGCGCCGGTGCGTCATCTGCAGCTGGAGTCGTTGCTGAGCTCGGCTCCGACGCCCATGGGCGGCCCGGTGCCGGACATGGACAACC